One window of the Anaeromyxobacter dehalogenans 2CP-C genome contains the following:
- a CDS encoding RluA family pseudouridine synthase, which yields MTRPPPRAEPGSAPAEAGETPDRRTLHVPPELAGARLDAALVRLAPELSRARVQRLVEAGRVQVDGRAAKASARLRGGEAIALEIPPPEPSGLVAQDLPLAVLHEDADLIVLDKAPGMVVHPARGTPHSTVVNALLHRLGLPAAAGPDGALPRLGLVHRLDKDTSGCLVVAKTEAALAALQAQWKGRSVEKVYLALCHGALAAAGRLDTPYGRHPRDRLRFTGRLASSRRAITEWRVREAFGPAASLAEVTLHTGRTHQIRVHLSEAGHPLLGDAVYGGTRREARLAPDDPARRAAEAVGRQALHALRLGLDHPRTGRRLVVEAPVPADLRAALEILRAAQPGNAGPAPRRRR from the coding sequence GTGACGCGGCCCCCGCCGCGCGCGGAGCCCGGATCCGCCCCCGCCGAAGCCGGCGAGACGCCCGACCGGCGCACCCTGCACGTCCCCCCGGAGCTGGCCGGCGCGCGCCTCGACGCGGCGCTGGTCCGGCTCGCGCCCGAGCTCTCCCGCGCCCGCGTCCAGCGCCTGGTGGAGGCGGGGAGGGTCCAGGTGGACGGCCGCGCCGCGAAGGCGTCCGCGCGGCTCCGCGGCGGCGAGGCGATCGCGCTCGAGATCCCGCCGCCCGAGCCGAGCGGGCTGGTCGCGCAGGACCTGCCGCTCGCGGTGCTGCACGAGGACGCCGACCTCATCGTGCTCGACAAGGCGCCCGGGATGGTGGTGCACCCGGCGCGCGGCACGCCGCACTCGACCGTCGTGAACGCGCTCCTCCACCGGCTCGGGCTGCCGGCCGCCGCCGGGCCCGACGGCGCGCTGCCGCGGCTCGGCCTGGTCCACCGGCTCGACAAGGACACCTCGGGCTGCCTGGTGGTCGCGAAGACCGAGGCGGCGCTCGCGGCGCTCCAGGCGCAGTGGAAGGGCCGCTCGGTCGAGAAGGTGTACCTGGCGCTGTGCCACGGCGCGCTCGCGGCGGCGGGCCGGCTCGACACGCCCTACGGCCGCCACCCGCGCGACCGGCTGCGCTTCACCGGCCGGCTGGCGTCCTCGCGCCGGGCGATCACCGAGTGGCGGGTGCGCGAGGCGTTCGGCCCGGCTGCCTCGCTCGCCGAGGTGACGCTGCACACCGGCCGCACGCACCAGATCCGCGTCCACCTCTCCGAGGCGGGCCACCCGCTGCTCGGGGACGCGGTCTACGGCGGGACCCGCCGCGAGGCCCGGCTCGCGCCCGACGATCCCGCGCGGCGCGCGGCGGAGGCGGTGGGGCGCCAGGCGCTGCACGCGCTGCGGCTCGGCCTCGACCACCCGCGCACCGGGCGGCGCCTCGTGGTGGAGGCGCCGGTCCCGGCCGACCTGCGCGCGGCGCTCGAGATCCTGCGCGCGGCGCAGCCCGGGAACGCGGGCCCCGCGCCCCGGCGCCGCCGTTAG
- a CDS encoding helix-turn-helix domain-containing protein codes for MLKRLADQTLYEILEVPPDASSRDIAEAVERARALYGPGSIATYTLMSSEEASLLTRRIEEAQSTLLDPDARRRYDDLLGDRSGAANAETAEAEAGARWPQPARVLPLVPQPDREEALREAEASAEESWPLRPGHAAGASAPTPPPAPEPPPLPARPPPIPLRREVSGPAMTPVPLPSQAAPEPIPLVAAAAPGGAPAPDATAWTGEVLRRLREARGITLQQLSERIKVTRHHIENIEGDRFGLLPAPVYLRGILLSMARELRLDGQKVARSYLERVAAATPGPGAPRPR; via the coding sequence GTGTTGAAGCGGCTCGCAGACCAGACCCTGTACGAGATCCTGGAGGTCCCGCCCGACGCGTCGTCGCGCGACATCGCCGAGGCGGTGGAGCGCGCCCGCGCGCTGTACGGGCCGGGCTCGATCGCGACCTACACGCTGATGTCGAGCGAGGAGGCGTCGCTGCTCACGCGCCGGATCGAGGAGGCGCAGTCCACGCTCCTCGACCCGGACGCGCGGCGGCGCTACGACGACCTGCTCGGCGACCGCTCCGGCGCCGCGAACGCCGAGACCGCCGAGGCCGAGGCCGGCGCCCGGTGGCCGCAGCCCGCGCGCGTGCTCCCGCTCGTGCCGCAGCCGGACCGCGAGGAGGCCCTGCGCGAGGCCGAGGCGAGCGCCGAGGAGTCCTGGCCGCTGCGTCCGGGCCACGCCGCCGGCGCGTCGGCGCCGACCCCGCCGCCCGCGCCCGAGCCGCCGCCGCTCCCGGCGAGGCCGCCTCCCATCCCGCTCCGGCGAGAGGTGAGCGGTCCGGCCATGACGCCGGTGCCGCTGCCCTCGCAGGCGGCGCCCGAGCCCATCCCGCTGGTGGCCGCGGCGGCCCCGGGCGGCGCGCCGGCGCCCGACGCCACCGCCTGGACCGGCGAGGTGCTCCGGCGTCTCCGCGAGGCGCGCGGGATCACGCTCCAGCAGCTCTCGGAGCGCATCAAGGTCACCCGTCACCACATCGAGAACATCGAGGGAGACCGCTTCGGGCTGCTGCCCGCGCCGGTCTACCTGCGCGGCATCCTGCTCAGCATGGCGCGCGAGCTGCGCCTCGACGGCCAGAAGGTGGCGCGCTCCTACCTCGAGCGCGTCGCCGCCGCGACCCCCGGCCCCGGCGCGCCCCGGCCGCGCTGA
- a CDS encoding P-loop NTPase — protein MGDVPTLKLVRTVPEPEPAHRPAGPRPDATRARRIVAVGGGKGGIGKSLISANLGIELARRRRRVVLVDADLGGANLHTTLGLDVPQRTLSDFIERRVPRIDDVVTPTGIENLGLVSGALDHLDAANPPYAQKMRLLRHIQQLDVDYAILDLGAGTHTNVLDFFLVADHGVLVLVPEPTAVENAYRFVKAAFWRRMRNVAQVYGYESLLRTVMAGGNFRSPVELVTTVSQRDPEAGANLARQLAAFRPRLVVNEARTPQDADVGKAVVAAWRKYFGLEMDYLGFIPYDDEMWRTLRARRPLLVERPDVRAAKAFAGIADALLALDIAARHEA, from the coding sequence ATGGGCGACGTCCCGACGCTCAAGCTGGTGAGGACCGTTCCGGAGCCGGAGCCCGCGCACCGGCCGGCCGGCCCGCGCCCGGACGCGACCCGCGCCCGGCGCATCGTCGCGGTCGGCGGCGGCAAGGGCGGCATCGGCAAGAGCCTCATCTCCGCGAACCTCGGCATCGAGCTGGCCCGGCGCCGCCGGCGGGTGGTGCTGGTGGACGCCGACCTGGGCGGCGCGAACCTGCACACCACGCTGGGCCTGGACGTGCCGCAGCGGACGCTGTCCGACTTCATCGAGCGGCGCGTGCCGCGCATCGACGACGTGGTCACGCCGACCGGCATCGAGAACCTGGGGCTGGTCTCCGGCGCGCTCGACCACCTCGACGCCGCCAACCCGCCCTACGCCCAGAAGATGCGGCTGCTGCGCCACATCCAGCAGCTCGACGTGGACTACGCCATCCTCGACCTCGGGGCCGGCACGCACACGAACGTGCTCGACTTCTTCCTGGTGGCCGACCACGGCGTGCTGGTGCTGGTGCCGGAGCCGACCGCGGTCGAGAACGCGTACCGGTTCGTGAAGGCGGCGTTCTGGCGGCGGATGCGGAACGTCGCGCAGGTGTACGGGTACGAGTCGCTGCTCCGGACCGTGATGGCCGGCGGCAACTTCCGCAGCCCGGTGGAGCTGGTGACCACCGTGAGCCAGCGCGATCCCGAGGCCGGCGCGAACCTGGCCCGGCAGCTCGCCGCGTTCCGGCCGCGGCTGGTGGTGAACGAGGCGCGCACGCCGCAGGACGCCGACGTCGGCAAGGCCGTGGTGGCGGCGTGGCGCAAGTACTTCGGGCTCGAGATGGACTATCTCGGGTTCATCCCCTACGACGACGAGATGTGGCGTACGCTCCGCGCGCGCCGCCCGCTGCTCGTCGAGCGACCCGACGTCCGGGCCGCCAAGGCCTTCGCCGGGATCGCCGACGCGCTGCTGGCGCTCGACATCGCGGCGCGGCACGAGGCTTGA
- a CDS encoding HNH endonuclease, which produces MLETGVLVLNRVYQPVHITSVRRAFTLLYQGVAKALDEQFQLFDFESWSALAAAAGQDSVGTVGRRIRVPRVIVLLAYEHLPRARVRFSRFNIYARDENTCQYCGRRFRRAELNLDHVVPRSRGGSTTWENVVCSCVRCNLRKGGRTPEEAGMRLLRQPARPRWTPTFRSRARRALYREWRPFLSLADAAYWNAELLE; this is translated from the coding sequence ATGCTCGAAACCGGCGTCCTCGTCCTCAACCGGGTTTACCAGCCGGTACACATCACCTCGGTGCGGCGCGCGTTCACGCTGCTGTACCAAGGGGTGGCGAAGGCGCTCGACGAGCAGTTCCAGCTGTTCGACTTCGAGAGCTGGAGCGCGCTGGCCGCCGCCGCGGGCCAGGACTCGGTGGGCACGGTGGGACGGCGCATCCGGGTGCCGCGGGTGATCGTGCTGCTCGCCTACGAGCACCTGCCGCGGGCGCGCGTGCGCTTCTCCCGCTTCAACATCTACGCGCGCGACGAGAACACCTGCCAGTACTGCGGCCGGCGCTTCCGCCGCGCGGAGCTGAACCTGGATCACGTGGTCCCGCGCTCGCGCGGCGGGTCCACCACGTGGGAGAACGTCGTCTGCTCGTGCGTGCGCTGCAACCTGCGGAAGGGCGGGCGGACGCCGGAGGAGGCCGGGATGCGGCTGCTGCGCCAGCCGGCCCGGCCGCGCTGGACGCCCACGTTCCGCAGCCGGGCGCGGCGGGCGCTGTATCGCGAGTGGCGGCCTTTCCTGTCCCTGGCCGACGCCGCATACTGGAACGCCGAGCTGTTGGAGTAG
- a CDS encoding transglycosylase SLT domain-containing protein — protein sequence MLTAALTACLLAAAPTPTPPPLREADLAPLFRKGPAAEGKAAYDAGRWADAAARLAKAPEPEARYVRALALLEVPRPEEALKVLAGLEEQVPDLADRVSFLRGEALAGAGRPREAMAAWAQVPDRSLLGAEARLSRARAAWALGEGAAALEALAPLLREGAPNDLSRPDLAASALLLAGRIRAAARPPDPAGARRDLMACWTAHPLAPESAECLSAAAALAAPHGGPPSAEEALRRAEGLLDANRNGQALALLEPAVAALRPDDLGGAACRARAALGRAYRKERSYRQAIATLRPVVAGCEDEGLRVRSLYLLAGASSISGDRDEAVALYRQLARDFAGHAFADDALFFAADLLARNGKPQEAREALAALVRDHPGGDYREEARFRLAWLLKQAGDLDGAVAQLLAVEEEQAGRDGYEHARAAYWRARLLAARGEDGRRAAEAVFTDLASRYPTDYYGLLARARLDGHGGQRLPARRAAPAGGTAEAAYDPGQLREEPHFRAGLLLLRMGLPRAASEELSAIPAARLRAPGDAPEPVLLVADLLDRAGDHRAAHNLLRTRARGALRKPPEGENLRAWRIAYPPAYRDDVRRWAAPAGVPVELVQALMREESALDPRAMSGAGAVGLTQLMLPTAQSVAKGLKLSRPTRTDLMRASLNIRLGSHYLGELVRRFDGSLPLALAAYNAGGGAVRRWMGGRDGLDVDEFVEEIPVEETRGYVKRVLRSYAAYRLLYGAPEEASLGLLRRAGGKG from the coding sequence ATGCTCACCGCCGCGCTCACCGCCTGCCTCCTCGCCGCCGCCCCGACCCCCACGCCCCCGCCGCTCCGCGAGGCCGACCTCGCGCCGCTGTTCCGCAAGGGCCCCGCCGCGGAGGGCAAGGCCGCCTACGACGCCGGGCGCTGGGCCGACGCCGCCGCCCGGCTGGCGAAGGCGCCCGAGCCGGAGGCGCGCTACGTCCGCGCGCTGGCGCTCCTCGAGGTCCCGCGGCCCGAGGAGGCGCTGAAGGTCCTGGCCGGCCTCGAGGAGCAGGTGCCCGACCTCGCCGATCGGGTGAGCTTCCTGCGCGGCGAGGCGCTCGCCGGCGCGGGGCGCCCGCGCGAGGCGATGGCGGCGTGGGCGCAGGTGCCGGACCGGTCGCTGCTCGGCGCCGAGGCGCGGCTGTCGCGGGCGCGCGCCGCGTGGGCGCTCGGCGAGGGCGCGGCCGCGCTGGAGGCGCTCGCGCCGCTGCTGCGCGAGGGCGCGCCGAACGACCTCTCCCGGCCCGACCTCGCCGCCTCCGCGCTCCTGCTCGCGGGCCGCATCCGGGCCGCGGCCCGGCCGCCGGACCCCGCCGGCGCGCGGCGCGACCTGATGGCGTGCTGGACGGCGCACCCGCTCGCGCCGGAGTCGGCGGAGTGCCTCTCCGCGGCGGCCGCGCTGGCCGCGCCGCACGGGGGGCCGCCCTCGGCCGAGGAGGCGCTGCGGCGCGCGGAGGGGCTGCTCGACGCGAACCGCAACGGCCAGGCGCTGGCGCTGCTCGAGCCCGCGGTGGCGGCGCTCCGCCCCGACGACCTCGGCGGCGCCGCCTGCCGCGCCCGCGCCGCGCTGGGGCGCGCCTACCGCAAGGAGCGCAGCTACCGGCAGGCGATCGCCACGCTGCGCCCGGTGGTGGCGGGCTGCGAGGACGAGGGGCTGCGGGTCCGGTCGCTGTACCTGCTCGCCGGCGCGTCCTCGATCTCCGGGGACCGCGACGAGGCGGTGGCGCTCTACCGCCAGCTCGCGCGCGACTTCGCCGGCCACGCCTTCGCCGACGACGCGCTGTTCTTCGCCGCGGACCTGCTGGCGCGGAACGGCAAGCCGCAGGAGGCGCGCGAGGCGCTGGCGGCGCTGGTGCGGGACCACCCGGGCGGCGACTACCGCGAGGAGGCGCGCTTCCGGCTCGCGTGGCTGCTGAAGCAGGCGGGCGATCTCGACGGCGCGGTCGCGCAGCTGCTCGCGGTCGAGGAGGAGCAGGCTGGCCGCGACGGCTACGAGCACGCGCGGGCGGCGTACTGGCGCGCCCGGCTGCTCGCCGCGCGCGGCGAGGACGGGCGCCGGGCCGCCGAGGCGGTGTTCACCGACCTCGCCTCGCGCTACCCCACCGACTACTACGGCCTGCTCGCGCGGGCCCGCCTGGACGGCCACGGCGGCCAGCGCCTCCCGGCGCGCCGCGCGGCGCCGGCCGGCGGCACCGCCGAGGCCGCCTACGACCCGGGCCAGCTCCGCGAGGAGCCGCACTTCCGGGCCGGCCTGCTGCTGCTGCGCATGGGCCTGCCGCGCGCGGCGTCCGAGGAGCTGTCGGCGATCCCCGCCGCGCGGCTGCGCGCGCCCGGCGACGCGCCCGAGCCGGTGCTGCTGGTGGCCGACCTGCTCGATCGCGCCGGCGACCACCGCGCCGCGCACAACCTGCTGCGCACCCGCGCGCGCGGCGCGCTCCGCAAGCCGCCCGAGGGCGAGAACCTGCGCGCCTGGCGGATCGCGTACCCGCCGGCCTATCGCGACGACGTGCGCCGCTGGGCGGCGCCCGCCGGCGTGCCGGTCGAGCTGGTGCAGGCGCTCATGCGCGAGGAGAGCGCGCTCGACCCGCGCGCCATGTCCGGCGCCGGCGCGGTCGGCCTCACCCAGCTCATGCTCCCCACCGCGCAGTCGGTGGCGAAGGGCCTGAAGCTCTCGCGGCCGACGCGGACCGATCTCATGCGCGCCTCGCTCAACATCCGCCTCGGCTCGCACTACCTGGGCGAGCTGGTGCGCCGGTTCGACGGCTCGCTCCCGCTCGCGCTCGCCGCGTACAACGCCGGCGGCGGCGCGGTCCGGCGCTGGATGGGCGGGCGCGACGGGCTCGACGTGGACGAGTTCGTGGAGGAGATCCCGGTGGAGGAGACGCGCGGCTACGTGAAGCGCGTGCTCCGGTCCTACGCCGCGTACCGGCTGCTCTACGGCGCGCCCGAGGAGGCGTCCCTGGGGCTGCTCCGCCGCGCCGGCGGGAAGGGCTGA
- a CDS encoding sensor histidine kinase, whose translation MDIRTQATLLAAIVTLALAAAALLRDNRSRVFTLFALFSADLFLFSLALFFLRWKQSFGMVWWERLAVGTGALIPAAALAFFLEFLGVARRPARRARNTMLAGSLSGIVVALTPLVHVKAAKLLVAAYVLGGLAAVLSTLWGKRHGSQTRVERARLQYLFVGALVAVVLSTLDMLPLFGVPYPPEGLGSIVLTVFMFFLSQTLQRHRLLDLHEFLGKIVVVTALGLVLVAIYGGLVSWVGDRPELFYFNTVVASFVILSLFDPMRDKVEEWVVATLFHERYELVRRLEDLRERTGKVIEPAGLAAVVLDGLVETRRVTHCSLWLLADDRPGYRLLDYRGPPPAPFLEPATARALLGASSSGQKAILAENIDRRVSELRALLPTGPGDHVSRRGAPAAIAEELKRLGDARAVMGTMRAGITMPLLAGDRVVGFLACWDERVQEAFASDEIAALIEVADRCALVIENSKLYQQMKERDRLAALGEMSAGLAHEIRNPLAAIKAAIQYLDPRKVPEDDREFFEIVVEEVNRLNGVVSQFLDYSRPLKPSLAPTQVNEVLEKTFKLLQAEVPEAVRLDLDLAEWLPRVQADAEQLKQVFLNLALNAFQAMPRGGRLTVSTRLARDELAFWREGARRADLVEIRFRDTGPGIPDDARESIFVPFYTTKEKGTGLGLAICQRIVKAQQGTIVVRSAAGEGAEFLISLPGIHEERPAEAPRPPLDDEEKARARERRRARAEARLRGRKRRKKHA comes from the coding sequence GTGGACATCCGCACCCAGGCCACCCTGCTCGCCGCGATCGTGACGCTGGCCCTCGCGGCGGCGGCGCTGCTCCGCGACAACCGCTCCCGCGTCTTCACGCTGTTCGCGCTGTTCTCGGCCGACCTGTTCCTGTTCTCGCTGGCGCTGTTCTTCCTGCGCTGGAAGCAGTCGTTCGGGATGGTGTGGTGGGAGCGGCTGGCCGTCGGGACCGGCGCGCTCATCCCGGCGGCGGCGCTCGCCTTCTTCCTCGAGTTCCTCGGGGTGGCGCGCCGGCCCGCCCGCCGCGCGCGGAACACCATGCTGGCGGGCTCGCTCTCCGGCATCGTGGTGGCGCTCACGCCGCTCGTCCACGTGAAGGCCGCCAAGCTCCTGGTCGCCGCGTACGTGCTGGGCGGCCTCGCGGCCGTGCTCTCCACCCTCTGGGGCAAGCGGCACGGCTCGCAGACCCGCGTCGAGCGCGCGCGCCTCCAGTACCTGTTCGTCGGCGCGCTGGTGGCGGTGGTCCTCTCGACCCTCGACATGCTGCCGCTGTTCGGCGTGCCCTACCCGCCGGAGGGGCTCGGGTCGATCGTCCTCACCGTCTTCATGTTCTTCCTGTCGCAGACGCTGCAGCGCCACCGGCTGCTCGACCTGCACGAGTTCCTCGGGAAGATCGTCGTCGTCACCGCGCTCGGCCTGGTGCTGGTGGCGATCTACGGCGGCCTGGTGTCGTGGGTGGGCGACCGGCCGGAGCTCTTCTACTTCAACACGGTGGTGGCCTCGTTCGTGATCCTCTCGCTGTTCGACCCGATGCGCGACAAGGTCGAGGAGTGGGTGGTCGCGACGCTGTTCCACGAGCGCTACGAGCTGGTGCGGCGCCTCGAGGACCTGCGCGAGCGGACCGGCAAGGTGATCGAGCCGGCCGGGCTCGCGGCGGTGGTGCTCGACGGGCTGGTGGAGACGCGCCGGGTCACCCACTGCTCGCTGTGGCTGCTCGCCGACGATCGCCCCGGGTACCGGCTGCTCGACTACCGCGGCCCGCCGCCGGCGCCGTTCCTCGAGCCGGCCACCGCGCGGGCGCTGCTGGGCGCCTCGTCCTCGGGCCAGAAGGCGATCCTGGCCGAGAACATCGACCGCCGCGTGTCGGAGCTGCGCGCGCTCCTCCCCACCGGCCCGGGCGACCACGTGAGCCGCCGCGGCGCCCCGGCCGCCATCGCCGAGGAGCTGAAGCGGCTCGGCGACGCGCGCGCGGTCATGGGCACCATGCGCGCCGGCATCACCATGCCGCTGCTGGCCGGCGACCGGGTGGTCGGGTTCCTGGCCTGCTGGGACGAGCGCGTGCAGGAGGCGTTCGCCTCGGACGAGATCGCCGCGCTCATCGAGGTGGCGGACCGCTGCGCGCTCGTCATCGAGAACTCGAAGCTGTACCAGCAGATGAAGGAGCGCGACCGCCTCGCGGCGCTGGGCGAGATGTCCGCGGGCCTGGCGCACGAGATCCGCAACCCGCTCGCCGCCATCAAGGCCGCCATCCAGTACCTCGACCCGCGCAAGGTCCCCGAGGACGACCGCGAGTTCTTCGAGATCGTGGTCGAGGAGGTGAACCGGCTGAACGGCGTGGTCAGCCAGTTCCTCGACTACTCGCGGCCGCTGAAGCCGTCGCTCGCGCCCACGCAGGTGAACGAGGTGCTGGAGAAGACGTTCAAGCTCCTGCAGGCCGAGGTCCCGGAGGCGGTCCGGCTCGACCTGGACCTGGCCGAGTGGCTGCCGCGGGTCCAGGCCGACGCGGAGCAGCTGAAGCAGGTGTTCCTGAACCTCGCGCTGAACGCGTTCCAGGCGATGCCGCGCGGCGGGCGCCTCACCGTCTCCACCCGGCTGGCCCGCGACGAGCTGGCGTTCTGGCGCGAGGGCGCGCGGCGCGCCGACCTGGTGGAGATCCGCTTCCGCGACACCGGCCCGGGCATCCCGGACGACGCGCGGGAGTCCATCTTCGTGCCCTTCTACACCACCAAGGAGAAGGGCACGGGGCTCGGCCTCGCCATCTGCCAGCGCATCGTGAAGGCGCAGCAGGGGACGATCGTGGTGCGCTCGGCCGCGGGCGAGGGCGCCGAGTTCCTCATCTCGCTGCCCGGCATCCACGAGGAGCGCCCGGCCGAGGCGCCGCGCCCGCCGCTCGACGACGAGGAGAAGGCCCGCGCCCGAGAGCGGCGCCGGGCCCGGGCCGAGGCGCGCCTCCGCGGCCGCAAGCGCCGGAAGAAGCACGCCTGA
- a CDS encoding sigma-54-dependent transcriptional regulator, with the protein MAHVLIVDDEVNIRRVLAAMLKREGYEVTTAADGEQALGVLHRTPVHVVVTDLVMPRVGGMELLRRVSQDFPDVPVILITAHGSVDSAVAALKAGAFDYITKPFEQDELKKVIAKAARAHDLERQNLHAMLNEGDGPPLIGQSPPMRAIYEMVARVADSPSTVLITGESGTGKELIAKALHRGSSRRDKPLIKVNCAAIPKDLVESELFGYERGAFTGAVGSKPGRFELADGGTLFLDEIGEVPVEMQVKLLRAIQESEFERVGGIKTLQVDVRLIAATNRDLKQLIADGRFREDLYYRLAVVPIALPPLRDRREDVPLLVRHFIEKYDQRLGKKVEGIEGEALELLVNYSWPGNIRELENLMERSVLFADGPLIQASALPDALREKGAQASVPIAAVGPLGAIAAPSGASMKEIVRQAQAELERELITRALEETGGNVTRAAKRLQISRKSLQVKMKELGLRGAVDVEDERS; encoded by the coding sequence GTGGCCCACGTCCTCATCGTAGACGACGAGGTGAACATCCGCCGGGTCCTCGCGGCCATGCTGAAGCGCGAGGGCTACGAGGTCACCACCGCGGCCGACGGCGAGCAGGCCCTCGGCGTGCTGCACCGCACGCCGGTGCACGTGGTGGTCACCGACCTGGTCATGCCGCGGGTGGGCGGGATGGAGCTCCTGCGCCGGGTCTCGCAGGACTTCCCCGACGTGCCGGTGATCCTCATCACCGCGCACGGCTCGGTGGACAGCGCGGTGGCGGCGCTCAAGGCCGGCGCGTTCGACTACATCACCAAGCCCTTCGAGCAGGACGAGCTGAAGAAGGTCATCGCCAAGGCGGCGCGCGCGCACGACCTGGAGCGCCAGAACCTGCACGCGATGCTGAACGAGGGCGACGGCCCGCCGCTCATCGGGCAGTCCCCGCCCATGCGCGCCATCTACGAGATGGTGGCGCGGGTGGCGGACTCGCCGTCCACGGTCCTCATCACCGGCGAGAGCGGCACCGGCAAGGAGCTCATCGCGAAGGCGCTGCACCGCGGCTCCTCCCGGCGCGACAAGCCGCTCATCAAGGTGAACTGCGCCGCCATCCCCAAGGACCTGGTGGAGAGCGAGCTGTTCGGCTACGAGCGCGGCGCGTTCACCGGCGCGGTCGGCTCGAAGCCCGGGCGCTTCGAGCTGGCGGACGGGGGCACGCTGTTCCTGGACGAGATCGGCGAGGTGCCGGTCGAGATGCAGGTGAAGCTGCTCCGCGCCATCCAGGAGTCCGAGTTCGAGCGCGTCGGCGGCATCAAGACCCTCCAGGTGGACGTGCGCCTCATCGCCGCCACCAACCGCGACCTGAAGCAGCTCATCGCGGACGGGCGCTTCCGCGAGGACCTGTACTACCGGCTGGCGGTGGTCCCCATCGCCCTGCCCCCGCTGCGCGACCGGCGCGAGGACGTGCCGCTGCTGGTCCGCCACTTCATCGAGAAGTACGACCAGCGCCTGGGCAAGAAGGTCGAGGGGATCGAGGGCGAGGCGCTGGAGCTGCTCGTGAACTACTCCTGGCCCGGGAACATCCGCGAGCTGGAGAACCTGATGGAGCGCTCGGTGCTGTTCGCCGACGGGCCCCTCATCCAGGCGAGCGCGCTCCCCGACGCGCTCCGCGAGAAGGGCGCGCAGGCCTCGGTCCCCATCGCCGCGGTGGGCCCGCTGGGCGCCATCGCCGCGCCGAGCGGCGCGTCCATGAAGGAGATCGTCCGCCAGGCCCAGGCCGAGCTGGAGCGCGAGCTCATCACGCGCGCGCTGGAGGAGACCGGCGGCAACGTCACCCGCGCCGCGAAGCGGCTCCAGATCAGCCGGAAGTCGCTGCAGGTGAAGATGAAGGAGCTGGGCCTGCGCGGCGCCGTGGACGTCGAGGACGAGCGGAGCTAG
- the rsmI gene encoding 16S rRNA (cytidine(1402)-2'-O)-methyltransferase has product MSARPPQAAAPGTLYVLATPIGNLGDLSPRAAELLRTVSAVAAEDTRRTHKLFAHLGAAAPLLLSLPAFDERGRLEPVLARLRAGQSVALCTDAGTPGVSDPGAALVAAAWEAGVPVVPVPGPSAAVTALAASGFPADRFVFAGFLPRKGGARAAALAWLASSPATLVLYEAGNRTAETLRDLAAALGDRPALVARELTKLHEELARGPLAGLADRFAGEVKGEVTLVVAPPAPGAEPAAAAQAEPLEDELRRRLAAGEPPSAIAREVARARGLVRADVYAALERLKHG; this is encoded by the coding sequence GTGAGCGCGCGGCCGCCGCAGGCCGCGGCGCCGGGCACGCTCTACGTGCTCGCGACGCCCATCGGCAACCTGGGCGACCTGTCGCCGCGGGCCGCGGAGCTCCTGCGCACGGTCTCGGCGGTGGCGGCGGAGGACACGCGCCGCACGCACAAGCTGTTCGCGCACCTGGGCGCGGCCGCGCCGCTGCTCCTGTCGCTGCCCGCGTTCGACGAGCGCGGCCGGCTGGAGCCGGTGCTGGCGCGGCTGCGCGCCGGGCAGTCGGTGGCGCTCTGCACCGACGCGGGCACGCCCGGCGTGTCGGACCCGGGGGCGGCGCTGGTGGCGGCCGCGTGGGAGGCGGGCGTGCCGGTGGTGCCGGTGCCAGGCCCGAGCGCGGCGGTGACGGCGCTCGCGGCCTCCGGGTTCCCGGCCGACCGCTTCGTGTTCGCCGGCTTCCTGCCGCGCAAGGGCGGCGCCCGCGCGGCGGCGCTGGCCTGGCTGGCGTCGTCGCCGGCCACGCTGGTGCTGTACGAGGCCGGGAACCGGACCGCCGAGACGCTCCGCGACCTCGCCGCCGCGCTGGGCGACCGGCCCGCGCTGGTGGCCCGCGAGCTGACCAAGCTGCACGAGGAGCTGGCGCGCGGCCCGCTCGCCGGGCTGGCGGACCGGTTCGCGGGCGAGGTGAAGGGCGAGGTGACGCTGGTGGTGGCGCCGCCCGCGCCCGGCGCGGAGCCGGCCGCGGCCGCGCAGGCCGAGCCGCTCGAGGACGAGCTGCGCCGCCGGCTCGCCGCCGGCGAGCCCCCCTCCGCGATCGCGCGCGAGGTGGCCCGGGCCCGCGGCCTGGTCCGCGCCGACGTCTACGCCGCCCTGGAGCGGCTGAAGCACGGGTGA
- a CDS encoding YraN family protein, with the protein MAGGAGGDGDGRQALGREGEALAAAWLAERGFRILDRNHRTRRGEVDLVCRDGEVLVFVEVRSRTSGAQGGPEETVGPLKGRRVVAAATDWALGHGGLEQAIRFDVVAVTFGDGEPRVEHFPAAFDGDGRPGHW; encoded by the coding sequence ATGGCCGGCGGCGCGGGCGGGGACGGGGACGGGCGGCAGGCGCTCGGGCGCGAGGGCGAGGCGCTCGCCGCGGCCTGGCTCGCCGAGCGCGGCTTCCGCATCCTCGACCGCAACCACCGGACCCGGCGCGGCGAGGTGGACCTCGTCTGCCGCGACGGCGAGGTGCTCGTGTTCGTCGAGGTCCGCAGCCGCACCTCCGGCGCGCAGGGCGGCCCCGAGGAGACGGTCGGCCCCCTCAAGGGGCGCCGGGTGGTGGCCGCGGCCACCGACTGGGCGCTCGGGCACGGCGGGCTGGAGCAGGCGATCCGCTTCGACGTGGTCGCGGTCACGTTCGGTGACGGCGAGCCCCGCGTCGAGCACTTCCCGGCCGCGTTCGACGGCGACGGCCGCCCGGGGCACTGGTGA